A single Sander lucioperca isolate FBNREF2018 chromosome 24, SLUC_FBN_1.2, whole genome shotgun sequence DNA region contains:
- the rnd3a gene encoding rho family GTPase 3a: MKERRSCQKLSLKSGMDPSQSVKCKIVVVGDSQCGKTALLHVFAKDCFPESYVPTVFENYTASFEIDTQRIELSLWDTSGSPYYDNVRPLSYPDSDAVLICFDISRPETLDSVLKKWKGEIQEFCPNTKMLLVGCKSDLRTDLSTLVELSNHRQTPVSYDQGSNMAKQISAPYIECSAQQSENSVRDIFHVATLACINKNSKNVKRSKATRSNKRISHMPSRPDLAAVASDLRKDKAKSCSVM, encoded by the exons ATGAAGGAGAGACGCTCGTGTCAAAAACTATCTCTGAAATCCGGCATGGATCCCAGTCAGAGTGTGAAGTGTAAGATAGTGGTGGTGGGGGACAGCCAGTGCGGGAAGACTGCCCTGCTTCACGTGTTCGCCAAGGACTGTTTCCCCGAG AGCTATGTCCCCACAGTGTTTGAAAACTACACAGCCAGTTTTGAAATCGACACGCAGAGGATTGAGCTCAGTTTGTGGGACACCTCAG GATCTCCGTACTACGACAATGTGAGGCCTCTCTCCTATCCCGACTCTGACGCTGTCCTCATCTGTTTCGACATCAGCCGCCCTGAAACACTTGACAGCGTACTGAAAAAG TGGAAAGGGGAGATCCAGGAGTTTTGTCCCAACACTAAGATGTTGTTGGTTGGATGCAAGTCAGACCTGCGCACCGACCTGAGCACACTGGTGGAGCTTTCCAACCACAGACAGACACCAGTCTCTTATGACCAG GGTTCCAACATGGCCAAGCAGATCTCGGCGCCTTACATCGAGTGCTCGGCTCAGCAGTCGGAGAACAGCGTCAGAGACATTTTCCACGTGGCCACGCTGGCTTGCatcaacaaaaacagcaaaaatgtcAAGCGCAGTAAGGCCACCCGCAGCAACAAGAGGATCTCACACATGCCAAGTAGGCCCGACCTGGCGGCTGTGGCCTCGGACCTCCGGAAGGACAAAGCCAAAAGTTGCTCAGTGATGTGA